From a single Cyclobacterium marinum DSM 745 genomic region:
- a CDS encoding Gfo/Idh/MocA family protein produces MNNQRRRFIKSSALGAAGISLIPSFVLGNQTGHIAPSEKVNLACCGIGHRGGEVVKSLHATGLANVVALCDVDMGAEHTVEVMKMFPDVPRFKDFREMFDKMGKDIEAVSVGTPDFSHFPITMLAMSMGIHVYVEKPMARTFNEVQLMMDGAKKHNVVTQMGNQGHSEANYFQFKAWKEAGIIKDVTAMTAHMNGRRRWHGWDPKIISFPPKQPIPTTMDWDTWLGTSHHHDYHEDLVNGQWRCWYDFGMGALGDWGAHIMDTAHEFLELGLPEEIVPLKLEDHNTFFFPMETTLAFKFPKRGDMPAMTITWYDGQNNIPPVPAGYGVSELDPNIPPPSNGQLQPAKLNPGKIIYGGDLTFKGGSHGSTLSIIPEEKAKDMAGQLPEVPESPSNHFANFLKACKGEEKARSSFDIAGPLSQVFSLGVLSQRLGAKLEFDRETKQVTNHALANELLAGVPPRKGWEEFYKL; encoded by the coding sequence ATGAATAACCAAAGAAGACGTTTTATTAAATCTAGTGCTTTGGGTGCTGCGGGTATATCTTTGATACCTTCTTTTGTCCTAGGAAATCAAACCGGGCATATTGCACCAAGTGAAAAAGTGAATCTGGCCTGCTGTGGAATCGGTCACAGGGGGGGAGAGGTTGTCAAATCTTTACATGCCACAGGTTTGGCAAATGTGGTGGCGCTCTGTGATGTAGACATGGGTGCCGAGCATACTGTAGAGGTAATGAAAATGTTTCCGGATGTGCCTAGATTTAAGGATTTTAGGGAGATGTTTGATAAGATGGGTAAAGATATAGAGGCTGTTTCGGTTGGAACGCCGGATTTTTCTCATTTCCCAATTACCATGTTGGCCATGTCTATGGGGATTCATGTTTATGTGGAAAAGCCCATGGCTAGGACTTTTAATGAAGTACAGCTGATGATGGATGGTGCCAAAAAGCACAATGTGGTTACTCAGATGGGTAATCAAGGTCACTCTGAAGCCAATTATTTTCAGTTTAAAGCATGGAAAGAAGCAGGGATAATCAAGGATGTAACAGCCATGACAGCTCATATGAATGGCCGCAGAAGATGGCACGGGTGGGATCCTAAAATAATTTCATTCCCTCCTAAACAACCAATACCTACTACCATGGATTGGGATACATGGTTGGGAACTTCCCATCATCACGATTACCATGAGGACCTGGTCAATGGTCAATGGAGATGTTGGTATGATTTCGGTATGGGTGCACTTGGAGATTGGGGCGCTCACATCATGGATACCGCACATGAGTTTTTGGAGTTGGGCTTGCCTGAAGAAATAGTGCCATTGAAACTGGAAGACCACAACACGTTCTTTTTTCCAATGGAAACCACATTGGCATTTAAATTCCCCAAGAGAGGTGATATGCCGGCCATGACCATTACCTGGTACGATGGGCAGAACAATATTCCTCCGGTTCCAGCGGGTTATGGAGTTTCTGAACTTGATCCAAATATTCCACCTCCAAGTAATGGCCAATTGCAACCTGCAAAACTGAATCCTGGAAAAATTATATATGGTGGGGATCTTACCTTTAAAGGTGGATCACATGGCAGTACCCTTTCGATTATACCTGAGGAGAAGGCAAAAGACATGGCCGGCCAATTACCGGAAGTTCCGGAGAGTCCTTCCAATCACTTTGCCAATTTCTTAAAAGCTTGTAAAGGTGAAGAGAAAGCAAGGTCTTCTTTTGATATTGCAGGACCATTGAGTCAAGTGTTTTCTTTAGGAGTTCTGTCCCAAAGACTAGGTGCCAAATTGGAATTTGATAGAGAAACCAAGCAAGTAACCAATCATGCCTTGGCCAACGAGTTGTTGGCAGGTGTCCCTCCAAGGAAAGGCTGGGAAGAGTTTTATAAATTGTAA
- a CDS encoding sulfatase family protein, translating into MSKFFNQVKKNIGTQGGYSFLLFGIASILIVILLLGFSNRHSSLVKKPNVVILFADDMGYGDIQSLNPLSRIKTPAIDGLVKSGISFENAHASASVCTPSRYGLLTGRYAFRTPEAAGGIGGFTPSVIEKERLTLASILKDAGYTTAITGKWHLGLNWATKDQKVAQINASTGYSNVDYSLPVKSGPNDFGFDYSFIHPASLDIPPYVFLENGQVVDPNIILTTDIYPTRKENTEFSWDKKHSDERAVYWEKGVWWRLGEMSASFRVEDCLETIVEQAEKFIGIQSAEQPFLLYMPLTGPHTPWLPSNESKGKSGAGLYGDFVMDIDQVVARISSKLEAEGLLDNTLIIFSSDNGAYWPAEEILLHGHDSNKGSRGQKGDVWNGGHRVPLIISWPSGIKKSNTYKGLVSLTDIYATLVSLTGKRIPPGEGIDSKDFGPVLAGDMSFTTRENMVHHSSGGMFAIREGDWKYIDGLGSGGFTYPFKINPEENGPEGQLYQLNQDPLETTNLFEAFPEKIIRMKEKLEALKRAR; encoded by the coding sequence ATGTCTAAGTTTTTTAATCAAGTCAAAAAGAATATCGGAACACAGGGAGGCTACTCCTTTCTGTTATTTGGAATTGCCTCAATCCTTATTGTAATCTTGTTATTGGGATTTTCCAATAGACATTCATCATTGGTTAAAAAACCAAACGTTGTGATCCTATTTGCAGATGATATGGGCTATGGAGATATTCAATCTTTAAACCCTTTGTCTAGGATCAAGACCCCGGCAATTGATGGTTTGGTAAAATCAGGGATTTCGTTTGAAAATGCGCATGCCAGTGCCTCCGTTTGTACACCTTCTAGGTATGGTTTGCTAACGGGAAGGTATGCATTCAGAACGCCGGAAGCCGCAGGTGGGATTGGTGGTTTTACGCCTTCTGTTATTGAGAAAGAAAGGCTAACCTTAGCAAGTATTTTAAAAGATGCAGGCTATACCACCGCTATTACCGGTAAATGGCATTTGGGATTAAACTGGGCTACCAAGGATCAAAAAGTAGCACAAATAAATGCTTCTACAGGCTATTCCAATGTAGATTATTCTTTACCGGTAAAATCCGGTCCAAATGATTTTGGCTTTGATTATTCTTTTATCCATCCTGCTTCTTTGGATATTCCACCTTATGTTTTTCTTGAAAATGGTCAGGTGGTGGACCCCAATATTATCTTGACAACAGACATTTATCCCACCAGGAAAGAAAATACTGAATTTTCCTGGGACAAAAAACACAGTGACGAGAGAGCTGTATATTGGGAAAAAGGTGTGTGGTGGAGGTTAGGAGAGATGTCTGCCTCCTTTAGGGTAGAAGATTGTTTGGAGACCATTGTAGAACAAGCAGAAAAATTTATTGGGATACAAAGTGCCGAACAGCCCTTTTTACTTTATATGCCCTTGACCGGTCCGCATACCCCATGGCTTCCTTCTAATGAAAGCAAGGGCAAGTCAGGTGCCGGATTATATGGTGATTTTGTAATGGACATCGATCAGGTTGTCGCCAGAATTTCATCAAAACTGGAAGCTGAAGGTTTGTTGGACAATACCTTAATTATTTTTAGTAGCGATAATGGGGCTTACTGGCCTGCTGAGGAAATTCTTTTACATGGGCATGATTCCAATAAAGGGAGTAGGGGGCAAAAGGGAGATGTGTGGAATGGTGGCCATAGGGTTCCTTTGATAATTTCTTGGCCCAGTGGCATTAAAAAAAGTAATACTTATAAAGGCTTGGTTAGTTTAACAGATATTTATGCGACCTTGGTAAGTTTGACCGGGAAAAGAATACCTCCAGGGGAGGGCATAGATAGCAAGGATTTTGGGCCGGTATTGGCTGGCGATATGTCTTTTACAACTCGTGAAAATATGGTGCATCATTCATCCGGAGGAATGTTTGCCATTAGAGAAGGTGATTGGAAATACATAGATGGGCTAGGTTCGGGAGGGTTTACTTACCCGTTTAAGATAAATCCTGAAGAGAATGGACCGGAAGGACAATTGTACCAATTGAATCAAGACCCCTTGGAAACTACCAACTTATTTGAAGC